From Blastochloris viridis, one genomic window encodes:
- the sdhA gene encoding succinate dehydrogenase flavoprotein subunit yields MATNGSNGATAPSINGKAYPITEHKYDVVVVGAGGAGLRAVVGCSQAGLRTACITKVFPTRSHTVAAQGGVAASLGNMGEDDWRWHMYDTVKGSDWLGDQDAIEYMVRNAPAAVYELEHWGVPFSRTEDGKIYQRPFGGMTTHFGKGIAQRTCAAADRTGHAMLHTMYGAALKHRAEFFVEYFALDLIMEGGACRGVIALKLDDGTLHAFRSHKTVLATGGYGRAYFSATSAHTCTGDGNAMVLRAGLALQDMEFVQFHPTGIYGSGCLITEGSRGEGGYLVNAAGERFMERYAPSAKDLASRDVVSRSMTIEIREGRGVGKNKDHIYLHLDHLDPKVLAERLPGISESAMIFAGVDVTKEPIPVIPTVHYNMGGIPTNFHGEVLTKAGGNPDQVVPGLLAVGEAACVSVHGANRLGSNSLIDLVVFGRAAGARCAETIDKRGHDDLPGDAYDAALGRLDTLRHASGSTPTAKLRLEMQKVMQSNCAVFRTGEVLAEGKELIHQVWQTSADLKVTDRSLIWNSDLIETLEFDNLIAQAVVTMEAAANRTESRGAHAREDFPDRDDANWMKHTLLWADPVKKSVTIDYRPVHTYTLSNDVEYIEPKKRVY; encoded by the coding sequence ATGGCCACGAACGGCTCCAACGGCGCGACGGCGCCTTCGATCAACGGCAAGGCCTATCCGATCACCGAGCATAAGTACGACGTGGTGGTGGTTGGCGCCGGCGGCGCGGGCCTTCGCGCCGTGGTCGGCTGCTCGCAGGCCGGGCTGCGCACGGCGTGCATCACCAAGGTGTTCCCCACCCGCTCGCACACCGTGGCGGCGCAGGGCGGCGTTGCCGCCTCGCTCGGCAACATGGGCGAGGACGATTGGCGCTGGCACATGTACGACACCGTCAAGGGGTCGGACTGGCTCGGCGACCAGGACGCCATCGAATACATGGTGCGCAACGCCCCCGCCGCGGTCTACGAGCTGGAGCACTGGGGCGTGCCGTTCTCGCGCACCGAGGACGGCAAGATCTACCAGCGCCCGTTCGGCGGCATGACCACGCATTTCGGCAAGGGCATCGCGCAGCGCACCTGCGCCGCCGCCGACCGCACCGGCCATGCCATGCTGCACACCATGTACGGCGCGGCGCTGAAGCACCGCGCCGAGTTCTTCGTCGAGTATTTCGCGCTCGACCTGATCATGGAGGGCGGCGCCTGCCGCGGCGTGATCGCGCTGAAGCTCGACGACGGCACGCTGCACGCGTTCCGCTCGCACAAGACCGTGCTCGCCACCGGCGGCTACGGCCGCGCCTACTTTTCGGCGACCAGCGCCCACACCTGCACCGGCGACGGCAACGCCATGGTGCTGCGCGCCGGCCTCGCCCTGCAGGACATGGAGTTCGTGCAATTCCACCCGACCGGCATTTACGGTTCGGGCTGCCTGATCACCGAGGGCTCGCGTGGCGAGGGCGGCTATCTCGTCAACGCCGCCGGCGAGCGCTTCATGGAGCGCTACGCGCCGTCCGCCAAGGATCTCGCCTCGCGCGACGTGGTGTCGCGCTCGATGACGATCGAGATCAGGGAAGGCCGCGGCGTCGGCAAGAACAAGGACCACATCTACCTGCACCTCGACCATCTCGATCCCAAGGTGCTGGCCGAGCGCCTGCCCGGTATCTCCGAGAGCGCGATGATTTTCGCCGGCGTCGACGTCACCAAGGAGCCGATCCCGGTCATCCCGACCGTTCACTACAACATGGGTGGCATCCCGACCAATTTCCACGGCGAGGTGCTGACCAAGGCGGGCGGCAATCCCGACCAGGTGGTGCCGGGTCTGCTCGCGGTCGGCGAGGCGGCGTGCGTGTCGGTGCACGGCGCCAACCGCCTCGGCTCGAACTCGCTGATCGACCTCGTGGTGTTCGGCCGCGCCGCCGGCGCGCGCTGCGCCGAGACCATCGACAAGCGTGGTCACGACGACCTGCCCGGCGACGCCTACGACGCCGCGCTGGGCCGGCTCGACACCCTGCGCCACGCCTCGGGCTCGACCCCGACCGCCAAGCTGCGCCTTGAGATGCAGAAGGTGATGCAGTCGAACTGCGCGGTGTTCCGCACCGGCGAGGTGCTGGCGGAAGGCAAGGAACTGATCCACCAGGTGTGGCAGACCTCGGCCGATCTCAAGGTCACCGACCGCTCGCTGATCTGGAACTCCGACCTGATCGAGACGCTGGAGTTCGACAATCTGATCGCGCAGGCGGTGGTGACGATGGAGGCGGCCGCGAACCGCACCGAGTCGCGCGGCGCCCACGCCCGCGAGGATTTTCCGGACCGCGACGATGCCAACTGGATGAAGCACACCTTGCTGTGGGCAGACCCGGTCAAGAAGTCGGTCACGATCGACTACCGGCCGGTGCACACCTACACGCTCTCCAACGACGTCGAATACATCGAGCCGAAGAAGCGCGTCTATTGA
- the sdhD gene encoding succinate dehydrogenase, hydrophobic membrane anchor protein, with the protein MSNANTSIRTPMARARALGSAKHGTQHFWAERITGVALIPLTLVFVGALVFLHGKDHATVLHWIANPLIAIPFVLVIATGAYHMKIGMQVIIEDYVHGDLIKFATLMANSFFCYIVGAAGVFAVLKIAFGG; encoded by the coding sequence ATGTCGAACGCCAACACCTCGATCCGCACCCCGATGGCCCGCGCCCGCGCGCTGGGCTCGGCCAAGCACGGCACCCAGCACTTCTGGGCCGAGCGCATCACCGGCGTCGCGCTGATCCCGCTCACCCTCGTCTTCGTCGGCGCGCTGGTGTTCCTGCACGGCAAGGACCACGCCACCGTGCTGCACTGGATCGCCAATCCGCTGATCGCGATCCCCTTCGTCCTGGTGATCGCCACCGGCGCCTATCACATGAAGATCGGCATGCAGGTGATCATCGAGGATTACGTGCACGGCGATCTCATCAAGTTCGCCACGCTGATGGCGAACAGCTTCTTCTGCTACATCGTCGGCGCGGCCGGGGTGTTCGCGGTTCTCAAGATCGCTTTCGGGGGTTGA
- the sdhC gene encoding succinate dehydrogenase, cytochrome b556 subunit gives MAKVQTRVERPLSPHLMIYRPMMTMMSSILHRITGAALYFGTLLLVVWLVAAITSPEAFDLVSWAFGTWIGQLVLVGYTWALFQHMAGGLRHFIWDFGRGFGPVERELLTYGSFAFSGALTVAVWGAAYLLL, from the coding sequence ATGGCAAAGGTGCAAACCCGCGTCGAACGGCCGTTGTCGCCGCATCTGATGATCTACCGGCCGATGATGACGATGATGAGTTCCATCCTGCACCGGATCACCGGGGCGGCGCTGTATTTCGGTACGCTGCTGCTGGTGGTGTGGCTGGTGGCGGCGATCACCTCGCCGGAGGCGTTCGACCTCGTCAGCTGGGCGTTCGGCACCTGGATCGGCCAGCTCGTGCTGGTCGGCTACACCTGGGCGCTGTTCCAGCACATGGCCGGCGGCCTTCGTCACTTCATCTGGGATTTTGGGCGCGGCTTCGGTCCGGTCGAGCGCGAGCTCCTGACCTATGGCTCGTTCGCTTTCTCCGGCGCCCTGACCGTCGCGGTCTGGGGCGCGGCCTACCTCCTGCTTTGA
- a CDS encoding LysR family transcriptional regulator: MRFDLTDLDLFRHVADAGSITAGAARVNLALAAASTRIRNMEASLGAALLVRSRQGVTPTNAGRTLLQHARAILAQTERMNAELAAYSGGMAGQVRVLSNTNALTEFLPEALSAFLTANPKISVDIEERLSDEIVVLVAEGVADIGIVAGTVDTGSLETFPFRSDRFVLVVATDDALAELSRVTFSDVLGHDFVGLDRASALQRFLADKAARIGRQLRLRVQLRSFDAVCRMVECKVGLGIVPQSTALRAMRSMAIRTVDLDDAWAQRELTICVRGLDKLPPYSRRLVEHLKGVEDPQR; the protein is encoded by the coding sequence ATGCGATTCGATCTGACTGACCTCGACCTGTTCCGCCACGTCGCCGACGCCGGCAGCATCACCGCCGGCGCGGCGCGGGTCAACCTCGCACTGGCTGCGGCATCGACTCGCATCCGCAACATGGAGGCCTCGCTCGGCGCCGCCCTTCTGGTACGAAGCCGCCAGGGCGTGACGCCGACCAATGCCGGCCGCACCCTGCTGCAGCACGCCCGCGCCATCCTGGCCCAGACCGAGCGCATGAACGCCGAGCTTGCGGCCTATTCCGGCGGCATGGCCGGGCAGGTGCGGGTGCTGTCCAACACCAACGCATTGACCGAGTTCCTGCCCGAGGCGCTGAGCGCCTTCCTCACCGCCAACCCCAAGATCAGCGTCGACATCGAGGAGCGATTGTCCGACGAGATCGTGGTGCTGGTGGCCGAGGGCGTCGCCGATATCGGCATTGTCGCCGGCACCGTCGACACCGGCTCGCTGGAAACCTTCCCGTTCCGCTCCGACCGGTTCGTGCTGGTGGTGGCGACGGACGATGCGCTGGCGGAGCTGAGCCGCGTCACCTTCTCCGACGTGCTCGGACACGATTTCGTCGGGCTCGACCGCGCCTCGGCGCTGCAGCGCTTCCTGGCTGACAAGGCGGCGCGCATCGGCCGCCAGTTGCGCTTACGGGTGCAGCTCCGCAGCTTCGATGCGGTGTGCCGCATGGTCGAGTGCAAGGTCGGGCTCGGCATCGTGCCGCAGAGCACCGCGCTGCGGGCGATGCGCAGCATGGCGATCAGAACCGTCGATCTCGACGACGCCTGGGCCCAGCGCGAGCTCACCATTTGCGTGCGCGGCCTGGACAAGCTGCCGCCCTACAGCCGCCGGCTGGTGGAGCACCTCAAGGGCGTCGAGGACCCGCAGCGTTAG
- a CDS encoding HWE histidine kinase domain-containing protein, which yields MLLPLSIFLVGAVVDYRQTHGHLREEVLAKTESLAEHATAVLQMIRVVLARVEEHIDGRTWPEIRQSQELYGVLKSLATELPEVEAVFLVGPDGHVAVTSRGFPSPSIDMSRRDDFLAMRDDAGLYVSVPFKGDISGVVAFTVSRRLSRSDGTARDGGFDGGIGVVVRPRYFEGFFRAVLSRDEDSVAALIRTDGTVLVRYPISEEASVPASEALLAALASGRRADVFAGQRPADLASRVAAYRRIEGLPLAAVYSVESWAIYRPWLRRLAALGSFALLTGFALFWASRRALRDAESELDLGRARLEGVVRAMPIGVIVAEAPSGRVLLANDQVSAILRGPLDPTGGIDAYATLVGFHADGQRFELDEWPLARALCYGETVTEVEIDIVRGDGSRGTIAVSSAPVRDRSGTVVAGVVAFYDITARKDSQARVELLMRETLHRAKNQLAVVEGMARQTGRISTGINDFLDRFSERLQGLSLTQALLVERQWASIRLRDLLLAQMKPFGVMADERLVLDGPNVEVAPEPAQNLGLAFHELASNATRFGALSNGKGRVVVKWGASADDRFQLEWLEEGGPPIAAPPAARGFGSMVLTRIAGAAVDGTVTMEFTPSGLVWRLDGNTRYFH from the coding sequence GTGCTGCTACCGCTCTCCATCTTTCTGGTCGGGGCGGTGGTCGACTATCGGCAGACCCACGGTCATCTTCGCGAGGAGGTGCTGGCGAAGACCGAGTCGCTGGCCGAGCACGCCACCGCGGTGCTGCAGATGATCCGGGTGGTACTGGCGCGGGTCGAGGAGCACATCGACGGTCGGACCTGGCCGGAAATCCGCCAGTCGCAGGAACTCTACGGCGTGTTGAAGTCGCTCGCGACCGAACTGCCGGAAGTCGAGGCGGTGTTCCTGGTTGGCCCCGACGGCCACGTTGCGGTAACCAGCCGGGGGTTCCCCTCGCCTTCGATCGACATGTCCCGTCGCGACGACTTTCTCGCCATGCGGGATGACGCGGGGCTCTATGTCAGCGTGCCGTTCAAGGGCGACATCAGCGGCGTCGTCGCCTTCACGGTGAGCCGCCGGCTGTCGCGCAGCGACGGCACGGCGCGCGACGGCGGCTTCGACGGCGGCATCGGGGTGGTGGTCCGCCCGCGCTATTTCGAGGGCTTTTTCCGCGCCGTGCTGAGCCGCGACGAGGATTCCGTCGCGGCGCTGATCCGCACCGACGGCACCGTTCTGGTCCGTTACCCGATAAGCGAAGAGGCGTCAGTGCCGGCGTCGGAGGCGCTGCTTGCGGCGTTGGCGAGCGGGCGTCGCGCCGATGTGTTCGCCGGCCAGCGGCCGGCCGACCTCGCCAGCCGCGTGGCGGCCTATCGGCGGATCGAGGGCTTGCCGCTCGCCGCGGTCTATTCGGTGGAGTCCTGGGCGATCTACCGCCCCTGGCTGCGGCGGCTGGCGGCGCTCGGCTCGTTCGCGCTGCTTACCGGGTTTGCGCTGTTCTGGGCCAGTCGCCGCGCCTTGCGCGACGCGGAGTCCGAGCTCGACCTCGGCCGTGCCCGGCTGGAAGGTGTGGTGCGGGCGATGCCGATCGGGGTGATCGTCGCCGAGGCGCCGAGCGGGCGGGTGCTGCTGGCGAACGATCAGGTCTCCGCCATCCTGCGCGGCCCGCTCGATCCCACTGGCGGCATTGATGCCTACGCCACCCTGGTTGGCTTCCACGCCGACGGCCAACGCTTCGAACTCGACGAATGGCCGCTGGCGCGGGCGCTCTGCTATGGCGAGACGGTGACCGAGGTCGAGATCGACATCGTCCGTGGCGACGGCAGCCGTGGCACCATCGCCGTCAGTTCGGCCCCGGTGCGCGACCGTTCCGGAACGGTGGTGGCCGGGGTGGTGGCGTTCTACGACATCACCGCCCGCAAGGACTCCCAGGCCCGGGTCGAACTGCTGATGCGGGAGACGCTGCACCGCGCCAAGAACCAGCTGGCGGTGGTGGAGGGCATGGCGCGCCAGACCGGCCGCATCTCCACCGGCATCAACGATTTCCTCGACCGATTCTCCGAGCGCCTGCAGGGGTTGTCGCTGACCCAGGCGCTGCTGGTGGAGCGGCAGTGGGCCAGCATCCGGCTGCGCGATCTGCTGCTGGCGCAGATGAAGCCGTTCGGCGTGATGGCGGACGAACGGCTCGTGCTCGACGGCCCCAATGTCGAGGTCGCGCCGGAGCCGGCGCAGAACCTCGGCCTCGCCTTCCACGAACTGGCCAGCAACGCCACCCGGTTCGGCGCGCTGTCCAACGGCAAGGGCCGGGTGGTGGTGAAATGGGGCGCCAGCGCCGACGACCGCTTCCAGTTGGAATGGCTGGAGGAGGGCGGGCCGCCGATTGCGGCGCCACCCGCCGCGCGCGGGTTCGGCTCGATGGTGCTGACCCGCATCGCCGGCGCCGCGGTCGACGGCACGGTGACGATGGAGTTCACCCCCAGCGGCCTGGTGTGGCGGCTCGACGGCAACACCCGCTATTTCCACTGA